AGCATTGCGGGTATGGGAAGATAAGCAGCTAGGGATCTCTAACTCTTTACTGGGTGGAAAAATAAAATACACAGATCCGGACCAGATTGTAACCCTAAAAGCTTTATTAGGAAAACAACGATTCGGATTTAACCTTTCTGACGGCGTTGTTGGAGGACTGGATGCGGAAATGAGATTGGATTCCCTTATGAAAGTGAAGGATTTCAGATCCAGCATAGGCTTTAGCTATGTAAACAAATATGAAGACAATAAAGAAAATTCCCTATATCCTAAAAATGTAAATATCTACTCATCCCGGCTTAAAATGGAGTATTCTAAATTTGCCCTGGAATTTGAATATCTATACAAAACCAAGGATAATATAAAACAGGTATCTACACTGGATCCCAACAATATATTTTCAGGAAATGCCTATCTTCTCAATCTATCCTATGCAACTGACCGGTTTGGTATTATTGCAAGCTTAAGAAGACTGGAAAACTTTAATTTCTATTCTCAAAGAGACCAGATAGGAAATATTTACCATAATTCAGTTCTGAACTATGTTCCCGCGCTCACCAAGCAGTACGACTACAGTCTTGCCAATATTTATGTCTATCAGGCACAACCCCGGCTGGCATTTCTTCCTCAAAAAAAATCAGGTGAAATAGGGTCTCAATTTGATATTTTTTATAAAATAAAAAAAGGAACACCCCTGGGAGGGAAATACGGGACCGATCTGTCACTTAACATTTCCAACTGGTACGGACTGAAAGGAACTTACCGGGCCTACATCAATAATATAAGAGATTACAAAACAGACTTTCTTGCATTAGGAGAAAAATACTACTCAGATCAGAGTCTTGATATAAGAACAAGACTGAAAGATAACTGGAAAATTGCTTTGGTGCTCATTAATCAGTTTTATAATACGTACAGAACCGAAGAAACTTCAGGAGAAGTAAAAGCACAAACGGTTGTTCTGGATAATATTTACAGATTTTCTAAAAGTTCTGTAAAGCTGGAACTTCAGCATCAATGGGCTGAAGGCTATCATGGAAATTGGGCAGCAGGACTTCTGGAGTACAATTTCAACAAAAACTGGTCATTCTTCATCAATGATCTGTATAATTACGGCAATCCGGACAAGGAAAAACAAATGCATTACTATACAGGAGGACTTGTTTTCAGGAAAAACAGCACGAGAATTCAGGCATCATACGGAAGACAGCGTGGAGGATTATTGTGTGTAGGCGGAGTTTGCAGATTCGTGCCTGAAAGCGCAGGCTTTTCATTAGGAATAAGTACCAGCTATTAGTCTTTCCTCTTCTATTTTTTATTTAAAAAGATACCATATTAAAATCAATACAGTTCAGCATTCTCAAAATTTTTAATGAAAAGTAAAATGAAATTTAGAAACTGGTTTTTAGCAGTCCTCCTATTTTTAGCGGCAGGAATCAATGCACAGATTAAAAATCCTGTAAAATTTAAGTTCACCGTCAATGACTTAGGGAACAATCAGTATGAAGCTGTTTTGAATGCCACCATGGAAAGCGGATGGCATATTTATTCCAAAGATCTTCCTGAAGATACCGGGATTCCTACTGAATATAAGGTTTCAGGGAAAAATATTGAACTGATTGGTAAATTCACCGAAGTCGGTAAAAAGCACGAGGAATTTTCTGAGGCTTTCGGAGGAACTATTGTATATTACTCCAATACAGCAGGCTTCAAACAGAAATTCAAATTAAAAGATCCTACAAAACCCGCAGACGTTACTTCTGAAATTACCTATCAGACCTGTGATGACAGGGTGTGTCTGGCTCCCAATACTTTAGAATTCAACCAAAAAGTTACTCCAAAAGGTGTTGAGGAAGCAGCAGCGACTGACGAAACGGCTGAACCAGCCAAAGATTCCGCAAAAGTAACAGAAACAGTTGCTACAGATCCTGCAAAAGGAGAAGTAACGATTACAGAGGCTTCTAAACTGGACCCAAAACAGCTGAAAATTGAAACCCTTGATTTCCAGAAACCACTAACGGACTGCGGAACAGCCTCAACAAAGGTGGATGAAAATTACTGGACCTATCTGTTCTTAGGGTTCATCGGAGGATTAATTGCCTTACTGACCCCTTGTGTATTCCCAATGATTCCACTAACGGTTTCATTCTTTACTAAAGGAAGCAAGAACAAGGCAAAGGGGAAAAGAGATGCATTGATCTATGGATTTTTCATCCTTTTAATCTTCGTTTTGCTAAGTCTTCCGTTTCACTTAATTGATGGAATTGCCGGAAATATTTTCAACGAAATTTCTACCAGTGTATGGCTGAATATTGCGTTCTTCATCATATTTATCTTCTTTGCAGGTAGTTTCTTCGGATACTACGATATTACGCTTCCAAGCTCTATTGCCAACAAATCTTCAAAGGCTGAGGAAGCAGGAGGAATTATCGGTATTTTCTTTATGGCTTTAACGCTTGTGATTGTTTCATTCTCATGTACGGGCCCTATTCTGGGAAGTTTATTGGGAAGCGCTGTAACAGGCTCTACCAACGTTCCGATGCTGCTTACTTTTGCTCTGGCAGGGTTCGGACTGGCATGGGCGATTGTTTTTGGGCTACTGGCTTTATTCCCTCAGGCTTTACAAAGTCTTTCGAAATCCGGAGGATGGATGAATACCGTGAAAGTGGTCTTAGGTTTTGTAGAATTGGCACTGGCTTTAAAATTCTTATCCAAAGCTGACCTGGTTTCCAAAACATTCTTCTTAAAAAGAGAACTTTTCATTGCAATCTGGATTATCATTGCATTAGGCCTCGCTTTATATCTGTTCGGGCTGATCAGATTCCCGCATGATGATAAAAAACCTAAAATCTCCATTACCAGAAAGATTTTGGGGGCTTGGGGAATGGGTTTTGTGATTTATCTCATTCAGGGATTAATTCCTTCTGACCGCCCGAAACTTCAGCTGTTAAGCGGAATCCTCCCTCCTCTGAATGTAAGTTATTTCCATGACGAAAAAGACGGCATCTTAGGAATGCATCCTGAACATGATTTCTTTAAAGCCATTGAAATTGCGAAGAAAGAGAACAAGCCTATCCTGATTGATTTTACCGGATATGGATGTGAAAACTGCCGTAAAATGGAAGAATTTGTATGGAGTGAGCCGGATATTTTACCAACGCTTCAAAACGATGTTGTCCTGGCTTCTTTATATGTTGATGATAAGGAAGAGCTTCCGGAAGACCAGAAAACAAAGATTGACCTTGGGGACGGACAGATCAAAAAGGTAAAAACTATTGGGGACCGATGGAGCTTATTCCAGCAGGTCAACTTCAATAATAATTCCCAGCCTCACTATGTTTTAATAACGCCCGACGGAAAGGTAATCAACACTCCGGTTTCAGGATACATGCCGAAAGAAGATTTTAAAAAATTCCTCGAATGCGGCGTAGAGTATTTCAAAAAAAGTAAATAACAATAAATAAAAAAGACTGTTTCATTTTGAAGCAGTCTTTTTTTATAATTTTCTATTTTATTACCAATTCAATTACATATCCCTCATGCCCTCTTACATTGATAAAATCTCCTCCTTCAAAACCCAGATATTGCCCTTTAATTCCAACTAGTTTTCCTGTGAATTCCGGTTTTTTATCCAATGTGAAAGAACTTACTTTTGCAGGCTTTTCATAAGGGTAGTCAAATTTCCATAAATTTTCACCTTCACTGTAGAATTTCTGGAAGTCTTCCGGGAAATATTCTTTTATTTTTTGTTGAAAATCAGCAAGATCAATCTCACCTTCAAAATCATCTTGAAGCATTTTCTTCCAGTTAGTCTTATCAGGCAGATGTTCTTTCAAAGCAACCTCTATCATTCCTGCTTCGTAGCGGTTTTCAGTTCTGGCAATCGGCAGGGCAAAAGTAGCTCCCTGATCAATCCATCTCGTCGGAATCTGGGTATTTCTTGTTACCCCCACCTTTACATCCCCAGTATAGGCAAGATAAACAGTATGAGGCTGCAACTGGATTTCTTTTTCAACTTCCAGATCACGCTCAGCAACTCCTAAATGTGCTGTAGATAGTTCCGGCCGGATAATCGTGTCACTGGCATAAGGACTTTCAAAAAAACAGCTTTTACAAAAACCCATCCTGTAAATTGGTTTATTTTCACCGCAGTTTACACACTGAAATCCAGTATGTCTGATATGCAGTTCTTTTCCAAACAGCTCATTCATATGAATAAGATCCCCTGAAAGATTAAGATAATATTGAATCGGCTGTGCGTCGAAACTTGTCATTTTTAAAATTTGCCCTTGAAACTGCATCGTATTTATATTACTTTTTTAAGTAAATTTAATGATTATATTTTCAAAAAGTAAATTTATATTTTTGTACGGAAAAAAAATCACAAATGGTTTATCTAATAACAGGAGGAAGCGGATTCATCGGATCACATTTAACAGAAAAATTATTAAGAAATGGACATTCTGTCATAAACGTTGACAATTTTGATGATTTCTACAGTTATCAGATCAAAATTAAAAATACTTTAGAATCTATTGGTCAAAATTCGGATTTTACATTTACTGACAAAGAGTCGGATATCCGGCAGCTGGCCCAGCTTACACAATCCAACAAATACACTCTTTACTATCAAGATATTAGAGACAAAAAAGGACTTGAAAACATCCTCAAAAACCACTCTATTGATATGATTATTCATCTGGCCGCTCTCGCCGGGGTACGCCCCTCTATCGAACGCCCACTGGAATACGAAGAAGTCAACGTCAGAGGAACCATGAACCTGTGGGAACTCTGCAAGGAATTTAATATTAAAAAATTCATATGCGCCTCTTCATCAAGCGTTTATGGAAATAACGAAAAAATCCCTTTTGAAGAAATGGATAATGTGGATAACCCTATTTCTCCTTATGCTGCAACCAAGAAATGCGGGGAAATTTTAGGACATGTATACCATCAGCTTTATGGTATCGACATGATTCAATTGAGATTTTTCACGGTATATGGCCCGAGACAGAGACCGGATCTCGCGATTCATAAGTTTACAAAACTAATTTCTGAAGGACATGAAATTCCTTTCTATGGCGACGGAAATACAGCCAGAGACTATACTTATATTGATGATATTATCGATGGAATCACCAAATCCGTCCTTTATTTAGAAGACCACTCCAATGTCTATGAAGTCCTTAATCTGGGAGAGAGCCAGGTTATTACTCTATCTGAAATGGTATCCATAATAGAAAATACACTTGGAATGTCTGCCATCAGAAAAAATCTGCCAATGCAGCCGGGAGATGTCAAAAAAACCAATGCAGATATAGCAAAAGCCCGGACATTAATAGGCTACAAACCAGACACCGACTTCCAAAATGGCATAAAAAAATTTGTGGAATGGTTTTTGAGAAAATGACATCAGGTACGTTGCTGACATAGCTGCAATGCTTTCTATGACGGACAATGAACAAAAATTAATTAAAAAGAATTGAAAATCAAGTAATAAAAAAGCGTATAATATAAGCTATTTTTATACTTTTGCAAAAAAATCAGAAAATTATGTACTGGACATTAGAATTAGCCTCATATCTAAGTGACGCACCTTGGCCAATGACAAAAGCAGAACTTATTGACTATGCAATCAGAACTGGTGCACCTATGGAAGTAGTGGAAAACCTTCAGGCTATTGAGGACGAAGGAGAAATCTATGAATCAATAGAAGAAGTTTGGAGTGACTATCCTACAGATGAGGATTTCCTTTGGAACGAAGACGAATATTAATTAAAGCAATAAGCTTTAAGCACAATGCTTAGAGCTTTTTTGCCCTTTTTCAGATATAAAATTCACACGATAAGCGTGTCAGTAAAACGCTTAAAGCATCATGTTTTAAGCATAAAGCAAAAAATTTATGAGTTTTTTAAACAAAGTTCTTAAAGGGTTTTTGGGAGACAAAAAAGCGCAGGACCTAAAAGAAGTAAAAAAAGTTGTAACAAAAATCAAAGCTGTAGAACCAGCCATCCAACAGCTAACTGATGATGGACTGAGACAAAAAACTGCTGAATTTAAAGAGAACATAAAATCTGCAACCAGCAAAATAACAGCTCAGATAGAACAGATAAGAGAGCAGGTAAAAAATTCAACTAACGTAGATGAAAAAGAAGCTCTTTTCTCAAAGATTGAATCTCTGAAGAAAGAATCATACGAAATTGAAGAGAAAGTTCTTGGTGAGATCCTTCCGGAAGCTTTTGCCCTGGTAAAAGAAACTGCAAGAAGATGGGCACAGAACGGAGAAATCCGTATTACAGCAACAGACTGGGACAGACAGCTGGCTGCTGCGGGTAAAGATTTCGTAGAGATTCAGGGGGATACTGCGATCTGGAAAAACTCATGGGACGCTGCCGGGACTCCTGTAGTCTGGGATATGGTCCATTATGATGTTCAGTTTATCGGAGGGGTTATTCTTCACAGCGGTAAAATTGCCGAAATGGCAACCGGTGAGGGTAAAACCCTGGTAGGAACATTACCTATTTACTTAAATTCACTTCCCGAAAGAGGAGTTCACGTTGTAACCGTGAATGACTACCTTGCCAAAAGGGACTCCGCATGGATGGGGCCTCTTTATCAGTTCCACGGAATGTCTATCGATTGTATCGATAACCACCAGCCGAACTCGGACGGAAGAAGAAAAGCATATAACTCAGATATTACCTACGGAACAAATAACGAATTCGGTTTTGATTATCTGAGAGATAACATGGTAACTTCACCTTCAGAACTGGTACAGAGAGAACTGAACTTCGCTATCGTAGATGAGGTGGATTCTGTATTGGTAGATGATGCAAGAACACCTTTAATTATTTCCGGTCCGGTTCCTCAGGGAGACAGACAGGAGTTTGATGTTCTTAAACCTTCTATTGACAGAATTGTTGATGTTCAGAAGAAAACAGTTTCTACCATTTTCAATGAAGCTAAAAAATTAATTGCAGCAGGAAACAACAAAGAAGGAGGATTTAAACTTCTTCAGGCTTACAGAGGTCTTCCTAAGAACAGACAGTTAATCAAATTCTTATCGGAAAGCGGAAACAGAGCATTGCTTCAAAAGACTGAAGCTCAGTATATGCAGGATAACAACCGTGATATGCCGATTGTAGATAAAGATCTTTACTTCGTAATCGAGGAGAAGAACAATCAGGTAGACCTTACAGACAAAGGTGTAGAATACATGTCTCAGGGGAACTCTGATCCTAACTTCTTCGTTCTTCCGGACATCGGAACTGAGATTGCTGAAGTAGAAGCTAAAAACCTTACCAAAGAAGAGGAATTTGAAGCTAAAGAAAGATTGTTCTCTGATTTTGCTGAAAAATCTGAGCGCGTACACACCATGAGCCAGCTATTGAAAGCCTATACGTTATTTGAAAAAGATGATGAGTATGTAGTGATTGATGGCGAGGTGAAAATTGTAGACGAGCAGACAGGACGTATCATGGAAGGAAGACGTTATTCAGACGGTCTTCACCAGGCAATTGAAGCTAAAGAAAATGTAAAAATCGAAGCGGCAACCCAGACTTTTGCCACGATTACCCTTCAGAACTATTTCCGTATGTACAACAAACTTGCGGGGATGACGGGTACTGCTGAAACAGAAGCTGGCGAACTTTGGGAGATCTACAAACTTGATGTAGTGGTAATTCCTACCAACCGTCCTATTTTAAGACATGACAGACAGGATTTAGTTTACAAAACTAACCGTGAAAAATATAACGCTGTAATTGAAGAAGTTGAAAAGCTAACCGCTGCCGGAAGACCTGTTCTTGTAGGAACAACTTCTGTTGAAATTTCACAGTTGCTTTCTAAGGCCCTTCAATTAAGAAAAATTCAGCACCAGGTATTGAACGCGAAGCTTCACAAAAAAGAAGCAGAAATCGTTGCCGGAGCAGGACAGCCGGGAGTTGTAACCATTGCAACCAACATGGCGGGTCGTGGTACCGACATTAAGCTTTCAAAAGAAGTAAAAGAAGCTGGTGGTTTGGCCATTATTGGTACAGAAAGACACGATTCAAGACGTGTTGACAGACAGCTTAGAGGTAGAGCAGGACGTCAGGGAGATCCTGGAAGTTCTCAGTTCTATGTATCTCTTGAGGATAATCTGATGCGTTTATTCGGTTCTGAAAGAATTGCTAAAATGATGGACAGAATGGGTCATAAAGAAGGTGAAGTTATCCAGCACTCTATGATCAGCAAGTCTATTGAAAGAGCTCAGAAAAAAGTGGAAGAAAACAACTTCGGGATCAGAAAGAGACTTCTTGAATATGATGACGTAATGAACAAACAGCGTGACGTGATCTACAAGAGAAGAAAGAACGCTCTGTTCGGAGATCACCTGAAGTATGATATCACCAACATGATTTTTGATGTTGCCAATTCTATTGCAGCTAAAGGAAAATCTACCGGAAGCTTTAAAGATTTCGAATATGATATCATCAAAACCTTTACCATGGAATCTCCGGTTTCTGAAAATGATTTCAAAACGAAAAACCTTCAGGACCTGACCAATATTTTATTTAAAGCGGCTCAGGAAGATTATCAGATGAAGCTTAATCTTCTGAAAGAAAAATCATTCCCTATCATTGAGAATGTATATCAAAACCAAGGGTCTATGTTTAAAATGATCCAGGTTCCTTTCTCAGACGGACATAAGACAATGACCATCGTAGCCGACCTGAAAGAGGCTTATGATACGCAGTGTGAAAGCCTTATCAACGATTTTGAAAAGAATATTACCCTTTCTATCATCGATGAAAACTGGAAGCTTCACCTTCGTGAAATGGATGACCTTAGAAGATCTTCTCAAGGTGCCGTTTATGAGCAGAAAGATCCGCTTGTGATTTACAAACAGGAATCATTCCACCTATTCAGTGAAATGGTAGACAAAATGAACAAAGAAATTATTTCTTTCTTATATAAAGGAGAAATTCCTGCTTAGGAAATAATTAATAAAATAAGTTAAAACCCCGCTTCATAACTGCATGAAGCGGGGTTTTATTATTTAGCGTATAATAAAATTATGATAAATATCAATTAAGTTATTTATTTAGAATAATTAAAAACAATATATTTGCAGAAAATTTGACTTTCATGAAAAATGTACTGATCTGTGCTTCTATGCTAAGTTCTATGCTGGCTTTCGCCCAGAAAAAAGATACCATCAAATCCAATGCTATTGAAGAAGTTGTAGTCAACGGAAGGTATTATCAGAAATATAAGCTTAATGAAGTTTCCGGATCATTAAGACTTCAGACTCCTATTATAGAGCTTCCGCAAAATGTACAGTCAGTCAGTTCACAGGTTTTATCCGATCAGATTACCCTCAACATGTCTGAAGGAATTGTGCGAAACGTGAGCGGCGCAAGAAAAGTAGAACACTGGGATAATGTCTATTCAAACGTTTTCATGAGAGGAGCAAGTATCGCCACTTATATGAACGGAATGAACGTTTCTTCCACATGGGGGCCTATTAACCCTGATGCATCCATTATAGACAGAATAGAATTTGTGAAAGGGCCTGCCGGATTCATGGGATCTATGGGAGACCCTGCCGGATTTTATAATGTAGTTACCAAAAAACCTACGGGAAAATTTGCAAACAGTGTAAGATTCACAACAGGAAGTTACAATCTTTTCCGAGGCGAAGCTGACCTGGATGGCGTTCTTATTAAAAACGGGGTATTGGATTACCGCTTAAACTTAATGGGCAGCTCCAACAAATCATGGGTAGAAAATGACAAAACAAGCAAAATCATTATTGCTCCTTCTATAACTTTCAGGCCTACAAAAACAACGACTTTTACTGCACAATATAATTTTCAGCATTTAAAATTCAACCAGCCGGGTGCCTATATCATGTCGAAAGAAGGCTATGCCACACTAGGGGTCCACACTAACTTTAATGATCCTAATTTTAAAGAAACTAAAGTAAGAGATCAAAGCTTATTCTTAAGCCTGGATCAAAAGCTTTATAAAGACTGGGTATGGAGCACACAGTATGCTTATATGGACATGAACTATGATGGAGGTTCATGGTGGGGAGATTTCAGAACACCTTCTGACCCTAATATCTTTTCAAGAGACCTGAGCAACTGGCAAGCTATCGGAAAAAATCATATTTTCCAGACTTATTTAAGAGGAAGCCTGAATACAGGAAATATTGTACATAAAATCATTGCCGGATTTGACTATGGAGACAGAAAGTACCAGGCTGATTTCTCTTCAATGGGAAGCGGAGGCTCTATAAATATTCACAATATCATGTATGGTGTAGATCCTGCTGCCCTTCCTTCACAAGATGCTTATTTCCTGAACAGAAATGCCGCATTCTATGATGATGAAGGAGTAAAATATACTTCATATTATGCACAGGATCAGATTGAAATGTTCAATAATAAGCTTCGTCTTACTCTGGCAGGAAGATATACCAGCGGAACAACTTATGCAGGATATCCCAATCTGGGTGAGGTTACTCCTGATAAAGCCGGAGAATTTACACCGAGAGTAGGTGCAAGCTATTCCATCACAGAAGATTTTTCCGCATACGGAGTATTTGACAAAACATTCTCCCCTCAGTCCGCCAATACTTTTACAGGTTCAATATCGGCTCCGTTAAAGGGCCAGAACATTGAATTTGGTTTGAAAAAAGACTGGTTCGGAGGAAAATGGAATTCAACATTTGCGGTATATGAGATAAGAAGGCAAAATATTTTAACCAAAGATTTTGTAAACAGTACCCCTTCAAAAACCTTCTATTATGCTAATGGAGAACAAAGAGCCAGAGGTTTTGAAGCTGATCTGAAAGGAGAAATTGTAAAAGGTCTGAACATTATTATCAATTATGCTTACACTGACGCCAAAACCATTAAAGACACTAATCCGGAAATTCTTGGAGCGGCTTCCCCGGGGAATGCTAAAAACGTACAAAATACCTGGGTTTCTTATCACTTTAGCGACAGCTTATTAAAGGGATTCGGTATATCTGCCGGTTATCAGTATCAGGGAGGAAGAGTTTCCTGGTATGGCACAAATTCCGGAAACCAGTCATTGCCTGATTACTTTGATACCAATTTCGGAATCACCTACAGGGCTAAGAAGTTTGATATCAATCTGATGCTTAACAATGCTTTGAACAGAAAGCTGTTCAGTGGTTACTATGATCCGGGATACAATACACCGAATGATACAAGTGACGATAAATACGTATGGATCTACAATGCCCCGCGCAACTGGAGACTATCAATAGGATATAAATTTTAAATAATGAAAAGTTAGCCCTTCATCGGGTTAACTTTTTTGGTATGAAGAAAAAACATCATCATAAGAAGAAAACTTCACCTGCAAAAAAATGGTCTGCCAAACTGCATCTGTGGTTTGGTTTGTCCGTTGGAATCATTGTTTTCATTGTTTCACTGACGGGAACTCTCTATGTGTTTAAAGACGAAATACAAAACAGTCTGCGAAAGGAGGCTATTTATGTAAAAGAAACGTCAGCTGAACCCATTTCTATTCATGTTCTGAAGGAAAAAGTCAGCACAGAGCTTAATGAAAAATTTCCGTTGAATTCTGTGGAAATTCCTTTGGATAAAAATAAGTCCTACCGCTTTCTGTACTATGAGAAAAATAAAAAAGGGTGGAATTATTTTGAAGAAGTAAAGATCAACAAATTAGTGTACGTAGACCAGTACAACGGGAAAATTTTGGCAGTATATGATGAAAAATATAACTTCTTCAACATCCTGAAATACATCCACTGGAGCCTCCTGCTCAACTCCGAATGGGGGAAATATGTGGTAGGTATCCCTACCGTTCTCTTTATCATCATGCTGATCACCGGGATTGTTTTATGGTGGCCGAAAAATAAAAAAGCGAGAAAAGGACGCTTCTGGTTCAGCTGGGAGAATGTAAAGACCTGGAAACGCAGAAACTATGATCTTCATAATGTATTAGGATTTTACGCTTCATTTATTGCCCTGTTAATGAGTGTTACAGGAATCTATTTCGCTTATCCGTATGTGAAAAATACCATTCATTTTACGTTATCCGGAGCGGCAGACCTTCCCAAAGACAAAGAAATCAAGTCTCCTGATTCGCTGATGGCTAAAAACAGTTCAGTATATGATCTTACGGCACAACAAACGAGAAAATTATATGCAGGATCTGCCAGCTTCAGAATTCCTCTGAGCGGAAAAAACAAGAAAGGAAAAGACCTGAAGAATATTCCGATAACGATTTACGGAGAGGAAGGAAGATTCAGCGAAAGAAACACCCTGGTCTTCGACAAATACTCAGGAAAACTTCTGGCCAATAAACCTCATCAGCAGTTAAGCAATGCTGAAAAATACGCGAACGCCAATTATGACATCCACACAGGATCTTATTTCGGGCTGTTCGGGAAAATCATCTGGTTCATCACCGGGCTCATCTGTACCTCACTTCCTGTAACAGGATTTCTGGTATGGTGGGGAAAACAAAAGAAACAAGGAAAGAAAATATAATGAAAAAAGCGCTTTTATCAGCTGCGTGTTTAGGGTCTGTTACGGTTTTTGCACAAGTTAAAGACAGCACCCGGACAAATGATGTGGAAGAAGTTATCATGACCGCTTCCCGGAAAAAAGAAAACATCAAAGAAATACCAAGCTCTGTAACCGTTGTTGCTGAAAAACAGATTCAGTCTCAGCT
This region of Chryseobacterium vaccae genomic DNA includes:
- the secA gene encoding preprotein translocase subunit SecA, whose translation is MSFLNKVLKGFLGDKKAQDLKEVKKVVTKIKAVEPAIQQLTDDGLRQKTAEFKENIKSATSKITAQIEQIREQVKNSTNVDEKEALFSKIESLKKESYEIEEKVLGEILPEAFALVKETARRWAQNGEIRITATDWDRQLAAAGKDFVEIQGDTAIWKNSWDAAGTPVVWDMVHYDVQFIGGVILHSGKIAEMATGEGKTLVGTLPIYLNSLPERGVHVVTVNDYLAKRDSAWMGPLYQFHGMSIDCIDNHQPNSDGRRKAYNSDITYGTNNEFGFDYLRDNMVTSPSELVQRELNFAIVDEVDSVLVDDARTPLIISGPVPQGDRQEFDVLKPSIDRIVDVQKKTVSTIFNEAKKLIAAGNNKEGGFKLLQAYRGLPKNRQLIKFLSESGNRALLQKTEAQYMQDNNRDMPIVDKDLYFVIEEKNNQVDLTDKGVEYMSQGNSDPNFFVLPDIGTEIAEVEAKNLTKEEEFEAKERLFSDFAEKSERVHTMSQLLKAYTLFEKDDEYVVIDGEVKIVDEQTGRIMEGRRYSDGLHQAIEAKENVKIEAATQTFATITLQNYFRMYNKLAGMTGTAETEAGELWEIYKLDVVVIPTNRPILRHDRQDLVYKTNREKYNAVIEEVEKLTAAGRPVLVGTTSVEISQLLSKALQLRKIQHQVLNAKLHKKEAEIVAGAGQPGVVTIATNMAGRGTDIKLSKEVKEAGGLAIIGTERHDSRRVDRQLRGRAGRQGDPGSSQFYVSLEDNLMRLFGSERIAKMMDRMGHKEGEVIQHSMISKSIERAQKKVEENNFGIRKRLLEYDDVMNKQRDVIYKRRKNALFGDHLKYDITNMIFDVANSIAAKGKSTGSFKDFEYDIIKTFTMESPVSENDFKTKNLQDLTNILFKAAQEDYQMKLNLLKEKSFPIIENVYQNQGSMFKMIQVPFSDGHKTMTIVADLKEAYDTQCESLINDFEKNITLSIIDENWKLHLREMDDLRRSSQGAVYEQKDPLVIYKQESFHLFSEMVDKMNKEIISFLYKGEIPA
- a CDS encoding DUF2797 domain-containing protein, giving the protein MQFQGQILKMTSFDAQPIQYYLNLSGDLIHMNELFGKELHIRHTGFQCVNCGENKPIYRMGFCKSCFFESPYASDTIIRPELSTAHLGVAERDLEVEKEIQLQPHTVYLAYTGDVKVGVTRNTQIPTRWIDQGATFALPIARTENRYEAGMIEVALKEHLPDKTNWKKMLQDDFEGEIDLADFQQKIKEYFPEDFQKFYSEGENLWKFDYPYEKPAKVSSFTLDKKPEFTGKLVGIKGQYLGFEGGDFINVRGHEGYVIELVIK
- a CDS encoding DUF6029 family protein, encoding MRHKSISIVLLFFSIKSFCQLSVNLESNSQYYIDDNKIKLSENEADQRFRSNNYLNVNYKLKNFTVGAQLESYEPKALLNYSPALTKTNLGTYFVNYNNEKAGIDITLGHFYEQFGSGLALRVWEDKQLGISNSLLGGKIKYTDPDQIVTLKALLGKQRFGFNLSDGVVGGLDAEMRLDSLMKVKDFRSSIGFSYVNKYEDNKENSLYPKNVNIYSSRLKMEYSKFALEFEYLYKTKDNIKQVSTLDPNNIFSGNAYLLNLSYATDRFGIIASLRRLENFNFYSQRDQIGNIYHNSVLNYVPALTKQYDYSLANIYVYQAQPRLAFLPQKKSGEIGSQFDIFYKIKKGTPLGGKYGTDLSLNISNWYGLKGTYRAYINNIRDYKTDFLALGEKYYSDQSLDIRTRLKDNWKIALVLINQFYNTYRTEETSGEVKAQTVVLDNIYRFSKSSVKLELQHQWAEGYHGNWAAGLLEYNFNKNWSFFINDLYNYGNPDKEKQMHYYTGGLVFRKNSTRIQASYGRQRGGLLCVGGVCRFVPESAGFSLGISTSY
- a CDS encoding DUF2795 domain-containing protein; the protein is MYWTLELASYLSDAPWPMTKAELIDYAIRTGAPMEVVENLQAIEDEGEIYESIEEVWSDYPTDEDFLWNEDEY
- a CDS encoding GDP-mannose 4,6-dehydratase, yielding MVYLITGGSGFIGSHLTEKLLRNGHSVINVDNFDDFYSYQIKIKNTLESIGQNSDFTFTDKESDIRQLAQLTQSNKYTLYYQDIRDKKGLENILKNHSIDMIIHLAALAGVRPSIERPLEYEEVNVRGTMNLWELCKEFNIKKFICASSSSVYGNNEKIPFEEMDNVDNPISPYAATKKCGEILGHVYHQLYGIDMIQLRFFTVYGPRQRPDLAIHKFTKLISEGHEIPFYGDGNTARDYTYIDDIIDGITKSVLYLEDHSNVYEVLNLGESQVITLSEMVSIIENTLGMSAIRKNLPMQPGDVKKTNADIAKARTLIGYKPDTDFQNGIKKFVEWFLRK
- a CDS encoding protein-disulfide reductase DsbD family protein, yielding MKFRNWFLAVLLFLAAGINAQIKNPVKFKFTVNDLGNNQYEAVLNATMESGWHIYSKDLPEDTGIPTEYKVSGKNIELIGKFTEVGKKHEEFSEAFGGTIVYYSNTAGFKQKFKLKDPTKPADVTSEITYQTCDDRVCLAPNTLEFNQKVTPKGVEEAAATDETAEPAKDSAKVTETVATDPAKGEVTITEASKLDPKQLKIETLDFQKPLTDCGTASTKVDENYWTYLFLGFIGGLIALLTPCVFPMIPLTVSFFTKGSKNKAKGKRDALIYGFFILLIFVLLSLPFHLIDGIAGNIFNEISTSVWLNIAFFIIFIFFAGSFFGYYDITLPSSIANKSSKAEEAGGIIGIFFMALTLVIVSFSCTGPILGSLLGSAVTGSTNVPMLLTFALAGFGLAWAIVFGLLALFPQALQSLSKSGGWMNTVKVVLGFVELALALKFLSKADLVSKTFFLKRELFIAIWIIIALGLALYLFGLIRFPHDDKKPKISITRKILGAWGMGFVIYLIQGLIPSDRPKLQLLSGILPPLNVSYFHDEKDGILGMHPEHDFFKAIEIAKKENKPILIDFTGYGCENCRKMEEFVWSEPDILPTLQNDVVLASLYVDDKEELPEDQKTKIDLGDGQIKKVKTIGDRWSLFQQVNFNNNSQPHYVLITPDGKVINTPVSGYMPKEDFKKFLECGVEYFKKSK